A window of Sporosarcina luteola contains these coding sequences:
- a CDS encoding RNA-binding S4 domain-containing protein: protein MRLDKFLKVSRLIKRRTLAKQVADQGRITINGKVSKASSVVKPGDELAIRFGQKIVTVSVDMLKESTKKEDAASMFTILKEEKLDKVEPEFIDDED from the coding sequence ATGAGATTAGATAAGTTTTTAAAGGTGTCACGCTTAATCAAAAGACGGACATTGGCGAAGCAAGTGGCCGACCAAGGCCGTATTACAATCAATGGCAAGGTGTCGAAAGCATCGTCCGTCGTGAAACCTGGCGACGAGCTGGCTATCCGCTTTGGACAAAAGATTGTTACAGTAAGTGTCGATATGTTGAAGGAATCAACGAAGAAGGAAGATGCCGCGTCGATGTTTACAATCTTGAAAGAAGAGAAGCTGGACAAGGTGGAACCTGAATTTATTGACGATGAAGATTGA